The DNA sequence AACGTTCGTTCCCCGGGCGATTGCAGTGGAACGGATGATTTTCGTTCCGCCGCTGCACGGGCGGATGAATTCGCTGCAACAAACACACGAAGTCTGCCTTCGCAGACTGGCTTGCTGGGGAGTGAGTTGGCGTGTGTGGCGCGCCCGGAAAGTCGTGCAGTTCACCCCCTCCCCTGCGCAGCGGGGGACGGGGGTCGGGGGGAGGGGGCTCCCAGAGGCATGCAAGGCACCCTGTCGAACCCCGGCCGAAGTTCTCCCCAAACTGCGCGCGGGGGAAGGGAGCCAGTCCGGCGCACCAGGCCAGCCGAAGCGCACTCGAATTCTCCTCTCCCCCATGGGGTTTATGGGGGAGAGGCCGGGAGAGGGGGGCGGCCGGGGCATGCGCCAGTCCCGTCGAACCTCGATCGAAGTCATGCCCTCTCAGCACGGATGCACCGGGACGAGGTAGATCTTCATGGCCTATTCGAACACCACGCGGCAGCGGCACGGAACCACGCCCGCGGGTCCATCGTCCGCGTGACGGGCGACAGCCGCCGTTGCGCCAAATGACGCACCGCCCCAACATCCCTGCGATGAATCCTTGTACAATCCCCGAACTCTCCATCCGATGACCCGATTCATCGCACTCGCCTCCTTCGCCCTGCTGGCGGCCTGCTCCAGCGGCGCCGACATGGCCGACGATACCGTGGCCAACGACTCCAGCCTGGACGCCATCACCGGCCGCGCCGAGGAAAAGGTGCAGGAGCGCCTGGAAAAGGCCCAGAAGGACGCCGAAGCCCGCGCGGCCGAAGCCGGGGCGAATGAAGCCCCCTGACCCCTCCGCCCGCGGCGCCTTCCTGACCGCCGAGTGGCGGTGGCTGGCGATGCTGAACTACCAAGTGCCACCCGCCCTGCTTCGTCCCCTCGTTCCCGCCGGGACGGAGCTGGACGAGTGGGGCGGCGTCACCTACGCCAGCGTGGTGGGATTCATGTTCCTGCGGACGCGGGTGCTGGGCGTGCCCATCCCCTTTCACCGCGACTTTGAGGAGCTGAACCTGCGCTTCTACGTTCGGCGGAAAGGGCCGGAGGGGTGGCGTCGCGGCGTGGTGTTCGTCAAGGAGATCGTGCCGCGCTTCGCCATCGCGGCGGTCGCGCGCTGGGTATACAACGAGAACTACGCCGCGCTGCCCATGCGGCACCGCAACGACGTCCGGGCGGATTCGGGTGGATCGGTGGAGTACGGATGGCGCCACCGCGGCCGCTGGTGCACGCTGCGGGCGTCCGTGGCGGGCCCCGCCGCCCCGGCCGCGGAAGGCTCCGAGGCGGAGTTCATCACGGAGCACTACTGGGGATACGCCCGCCAGCGCGACGGCGGCACGGTAGAGTACCAGGTGGAGCATCCACGCTGGAAGGTGTGGCGCGCTGAATCCGCCACGCTGGACTGCGACGTGGCCGCGCTGTACGGCCCGGCCTTCGCCGAGTGCCTGTCCGCACCGCCCCGCTCCGCCCTGCTCGCCGACGGCTCCCCCATCGTGGTCCGCAAAGCCGCGCGCATCGCCTGATCGGACCGCGTCGCGTAGAAGCGGAGAAGCAGGGGAAGCCCACGGCCTCCCCTGCTTCTCCGTCCTCCGTTCGGCGACCGCTACTGGATGTCGAGCGCGGGATTGACCCAGATGTCGAAGTCCGACGAGGGGGCACGCTGGCGCCCCCAGGCCAGGACCACGCGCCCGGGCGTGCCGTGCAGCACCGGGTGCGGCTCCACGTCGTACAGATCGAGGTCCGTCGTCACCTTCACCGGCGCGGCCCAGGTGACGCCATCGGTGGTGCGGTAGTACAGGTTGTAGCCCGCGTCGCTCCCCAGGCCGATGTACATCAGCAGGAAGCGCCCGTCTTCCAGCACGATGGGCTGCGAATCGTGCGAGTCCGTCACCGTGGAGATCACCGTCGCCTGCGCGGGCCAGGCGTACGGGTCGGCGGAGGTCTTCGCGAAGATGGCGAGCTTGCCGTCCGCGCCCGTCGCCTGGTACGTGGCCATGTACAGCCCGTCGGCCGCGCGGCGGGTGATGCGGGGCAGCATCCCCTGGCCGCCGCCGGTCACCGTCGTGCGGAGCGCATCCCAGGTGGCGCCCCCGTCCAGGCTGCGCGCCAGGTATCCCACGTACGTGGTTCCGTTGTGGCGCTGGTACGTCATCGTCAGCGACCCGTCCGCGTCCACGATGACGGAGGGGTTCATGTCGCCAGCCGTGCCCCATCCCAGGCTCACCGCCCCGCGGGCCGTCCACGTCCTGCCATCCGCCGACGTCGCGCGCTGGATGGTGTACGCGCCCTTGGAATCGACCAGCAGATAGAAGAGCGCGAACGCTCCCGAGGGCAGCTGGACCAGGGACGGGTGGCGCTCGCTCGCCCGGGTGCCCACGATCAGCGCCGGCGCGGACCACGACACGCCGTTGTCCGACGAGGTCGACACGTACAGGTCGCCGGAATTCGTGCGCGGCGCCAGGCGTTCGAAGACCGTCATCAGGCGGCCGTCGCTCGTGCGGAACAGGCTGGGCTGGTAATCGTTGTCCGGCCCCGTGTGCAGCGGCCCACCGGCCGCGGTGGCAACGGACAATGCGGCGCCGTCGGGCTGCGCCTGCGTGGGATCCTGCGCGCAGCCGGCGAGCGCGCAGGCGGCCAGCATCAGGCCGGAACGTGCGATACGTGTGTGCATGGGATTCGAACCGCGGGGAGTGGGGGGGAGAGATCGAACGATCCGTGATCGTGCATCCAAATCTATACACGACAGTAGCTTACGCGCTACTGCATCCGCAGGGCGGCGTTCATGGTCACGCCCTTTCTCCCGCGGACGAAAGTGCGCGCATTGCGGTCCGGGAACCCGGCGCGCGCGGAGTGGTACGCCAACCTTTCCGTGAAGATGGCCCGGCGCGTGCCATGTCCGCGCCAGAGTTCCAGATCCGTGAACCCGATCGCATCCGCGTTGATGACCACCACCGCCGAACCCCGGGCTGTCCTCCACGACAACCCGCTGCTCACGTACCGGGCCGCCATTCCGTTCGACCGCATCCGGGCCGCGCACGTGGTGCCCGCGGTGCGCGCCGCGCTGGCGCAGGCGGCGGAGGAGCTGAACGCCATCATCCAGCTGAACGGGCCCCGCACGTACGACAACACCGTCGGCGCGCTGGAAGAGGTGACGGAGCGGATGGGGCGGGTCACCCGGCCGATGGGGCACCTGTTGTCGGTGATGGACACGCCCGACCTTCGCCAGGCGTGGCAGACGGTGCTCCCCGAGATCTCGGCGTTCAGCGCCCGGCTGGCGTTGAACCCGGAGCTGTGGGCGGCGGTAAAGGCGTACGCCGAGACGGACGATGCCCGGGCGCTGCGGGGGGTGAGGGCGCGGCACCTGGAAAAGGTGGTGCTCGACTTCCGCCGCGCGGGCGCCGACCTGCCCCCGGCGCAGAAGGAGCGGGTCGAGGCGCTGCGGGTGGAGCTGTCGCAGCTTGGGCAAACGTACGCCAACCACGTCCTGGACAGCACCAACGCGTGGGAGATGGTGCTGACCGACGAGGCGGAGCTGGAGGGCCTTCCGGAGTCGGCGCTGGCGCAGGCGCGCGCCGCGGCCGCGGCCAAGGGGGTGGATGGATGGCGCTTCACCCTGCAGCTGCCCTCGTACCAGCCGTTCATGCAGTACGCCGCCCGCCGCGACCTGCGCCAGCGGATGTACGACGCGTACATGAACCGCGCGGCGGACGGCCCTCACGACAACCGCCCCGTGCTGCGGCGCATCCTGGCCGTGCGCCGCGAACTGGCCGAAATCCTGGGCTTCGCCGACTGGGCCGACTACACGCTCGAAGACAGCATGGCCGGCAGCGGCGCGCGCGCGGTGGAGTTCGAGGCAGACCTGGTGGCGCGCACCCGGCCCGTGTGGCAGCGGCAGATCGCCGAGTTGGAGGCGTTCGCGCGCGCCGAGCTGGGGATGAACGAGATGGCGCCGTGGGACATGTCGTACGCCATCGAGCAGATGCGCCGCGCCCGCTACGACCTGGATGCCGAGGAGCTGCGTCCGTACTTCCCGCTGGACCGCGTGCTGGAGGGATTGTTCGAGATCGCCCGGCGCCTGTTCGGCGTGCGCGTGCAGCCGCGCCGCGTGGACGAGGTGTGGCACCCCGAGGTGGGCTTCTACGACGTGTACGACGAGGCGGGGAGCCTGCTGGGCGGGTTCTACGCCGACTGGTACCCGCGCGAGGAAAAGCGCGGCGGCGCGTGGATGGGCGGGCTGGTCGTCGGCGGCCCGCGGGCGGAGGGGTGGGAGCCGCACCTGGCCGTGGTGGCGGCCAACGTGTCACCGCCGGAGGGCGGCCGCCCCGCCCTGCTGACGCATCGCGAGGTACAGACCGTCTTCCACGAGTTCGGGCACCTGCTTCACCACGTGCTTTCGCGCGTGGAGGTGCCCGCGCTGGGGGGCACGCGCGTGGCCACGGACTGGGTGGAGCTCCCGTCGCAGATCATGGAGAACTGGACGTGGGAGCGCCCCGCGCTGGACCTTTTCGCGCGGCACTGGGACACGGGCGAGCCCATTCCCGAGGCGCTGTTCCAGAAGATGAAGGCGGCGCGGGTGCACATGGGCGCGCACCTGCAGATGCGGCAGCTGAGCTTCGGAACGATGGACCTGGAGCTTCACGTGCACTTCGATCCGGCCTCGGGCGAGGACCCCGTGGAGCGGGCGCAGCGGGTGATGGAGGGGTTCCACGCGCGCCCCGAGTACGCGCACGACCACTTCGTCACCAGCTTCGCGCACATCTTCTCGGGTGGATATGGAGCCGGGTACTACAGCTACCTGTGGTCCGAGGTGCTGGATGCGGACGCGTTCAGCCGGTTCGAGCGCGAGGGGCTGTTCAGCCGCGAGGTGGGGCGGGATTTCGTGGAGCACGTGCTCAGCCAGGGCGACGCCGCGGACCCCGCGGACCTGTTCCGCCGCTTCATGGGCCGCGACCCGGACCCCGCCGCGCTGCTGAGGCGCAATCTGGGGGTTGAGGCGGCGTAAGGGCGGTCGGAATGGTTACGGCCGTCGCCCATGATGTCATCCCGATGGAGCGGCCATTCCCAACCAGCCCGCACACGCTACTACGCAGCGACTGAGGGATCCGCCACACACCACGCGTGACGCCATACGGCTGCGGAAGCACAGATCACCGTTCTGTTCGTACCCGGCTGACCCGAGTGAACAACTACTACGTCTACATCCTGACGAGCGAATCGGGCACGCTGTACGTCGGGATGA is a window from the Longimicrobium sp. genome containing:
- a CDS encoding DUF2071 domain-containing protein, whose amino-acid sequence is MKPPDPSARGAFLTAEWRWLAMLNYQVPPALLRPLVPAGTELDEWGGVTYASVVGFMFLRTRVLGVPIPFHRDFEELNLRFYVRRKGPEGWRRGVVFVKEIVPRFAIAAVARWVYNENYAALPMRHRNDVRADSGGSVEYGWRHRGRWCTLRASVAGPAAPAAEGSEAEFITEHYWGYARQRDGGTVEYQVEHPRWKVWRAESATLDCDVAALYGPAFAECLSAPPRSALLADGSPIVVRKAARIA
- a CDS encoding sialidase family protein, with translation MHTRIARSGLMLAACALAGCAQDPTQAQPDGAALSVATAAGGPLHTGPDNDYQPSLFRTSDGRLMTVFERLAPRTNSGDLYVSTSSDNGVSWSAPALIVGTRASERHPSLVQLPSGAFALFYLLVDSKGAYTIQRATSADGRTWTARGAVSLGWGTAGDMNPSVIVDADGSLTMTYQRHNGTTYVGYLARSLDGGATWDALRTTVTGGGQGMLPRITRRAADGLYMATYQATGADGKLAIFAKTSADPYAWPAQATVISTVTDSHDSQPIVLEDGRFLLMYIGLGSDAGYNLYYRTTDGVTWAAPVKVTTDLDLYDVEPHPVLHGTPGRVVLAWGRQRAPSSDFDIWVNPALDIQ
- a CDS encoding M3 family metallopeptidase; its protein translation is MNPIASALMTTTAEPRAVLHDNPLLTYRAAIPFDRIRAAHVVPAVRAALAQAAEELNAIIQLNGPRTYDNTVGALEEVTERMGRVTRPMGHLLSVMDTPDLRQAWQTVLPEISAFSARLALNPELWAAVKAYAETDDARALRGVRARHLEKVVLDFRRAGADLPPAQKERVEALRVELSQLGQTYANHVLDSTNAWEMVLTDEAELEGLPESALAQARAAAAAKGVDGWRFTLQLPSYQPFMQYAARRDLRQRMYDAYMNRAADGPHDNRPVLRRILAVRRELAEILGFADWADYTLEDSMAGSGARAVEFEADLVARTRPVWQRQIAELEAFARAELGMNEMAPWDMSYAIEQMRRARYDLDAEELRPYFPLDRVLEGLFEIARRLFGVRVQPRRVDEVWHPEVGFYDVYDEAGSLLGGFYADWYPREEKRGGAWMGGLVVGGPRAEGWEPHLAVVAANVSPPEGGRPALLTHREVQTVFHEFGHLLHHVLSRVEVPALGGTRVATDWVELPSQIMENWTWERPALDLFARHWDTGEPIPEALFQKMKAARVHMGAHLQMRQLSFGTMDLELHVHFDPASGEDPVERAQRVMEGFHARPEYAHDHFVTSFAHIFSGGYGAGYYSYLWSEVLDADAFSRFEREGLFSREVGRDFVEHVLSQGDAADPADLFRRFMGRDPDPAALLRRNLGVEAA